In a genomic window of Bordetella petrii:
- the metE gene encoding 5-methyltetrahydropteroyltriglutamate--homocysteine S-methyltransferase encodes MTITHNLGFPRIGAQRELKRAVEAYWSGKKTAADLEETGRELRAAHWQRQAASGLQWVPVGDFAWYDHILEWTTLLGAVPARFGQPEGQPVSLDTLFRMGRGRAPSGTPTAACEMTKWFDTNYHYIVPELVPGQTFRIAREYLFEQVQEAQALGHQVKPVIPGPLTWLWQGKGDAYAGGASDAAKLQLLDTLLPVYAEVLARLARLGVEWVQIDEPILVLDLPQAWRDAFRTAYARLADAPVKLLVATYFGGLNDNLATALALPVAGLHVDLIRAPGQLQDVAAGLRPGQVLSAGIIDGRNIWRTDLDAALAALAPARQLLGERLWLAPSCSLLHVPVDLANETDLDAELRSWLSFAAQKLDELGLLGRALADARAPGVDEALAAQRAALRARRQSARIHNPAVGRRMAESNAVTRERAPFAERIARQQQLLKLPAFPTTTIGSFPQTAEIRALRRDWKSGALSDSAYEAAIRKEIESVIRFQEKIGLDVLVHGEPERNDMVEYFGELLAGFAFTRNGWVQSYGSRCVKPPIIFGDVARPAPMTVGWSSYAQSLTDKPVKGMLTGPVTILQWSFVRDDQPREQTCRQLALALRDEVVDLEQAGVRVIQIDEPAIREGLPLRRADWQAYLDWAVDCFRLSTAGVAADTQIHTHMCYSEFNDIIESIAAMDADVITIETSRSNMELLKAFEDFRYPNDIGPGVYDIHSPNVPDVDWMVGLMRKAAGRLPSERLWVNPDCGLKTRAWPETEAALVGMVEAARALRAG; translated from the coding sequence ATGACTATTACTCATAATTTGGGGTTCCCGCGCATCGGGGCGCAGCGTGAACTGAAGCGGGCGGTCGAGGCCTACTGGAGTGGCAAGAAAACGGCAGCCGATCTGGAAGAGACCGGCCGCGAGTTGCGTGCGGCGCATTGGCAGCGCCAGGCAGCCTCGGGGCTGCAATGGGTGCCCGTGGGCGATTTCGCCTGGTACGACCACATCCTGGAATGGACGACGTTGCTGGGCGCCGTGCCGGCCCGCTTCGGGCAGCCCGAAGGCCAGCCGGTCAGTCTGGACACGCTGTTTCGCATGGGCCGCGGGCGAGCGCCCAGCGGCACGCCCACGGCGGCCTGCGAGATGACCAAGTGGTTCGATACCAACTATCACTACATCGTGCCCGAACTGGTGCCGGGCCAGACGTTCCGTATTGCCCGCGAATATCTATTCGAGCAAGTCCAAGAAGCCCAGGCGCTGGGTCATCAGGTCAAGCCCGTGATTCCGGGCCCGCTGACCTGGTTGTGGCAGGGCAAGGGCGACGCCTACGCCGGCGGCGCCAGCGACGCGGCCAAGCTGCAACTGCTGGATACGCTGCTGCCAGTCTATGCCGAGGTGCTGGCTCGCCTGGCGCGGCTGGGCGTCGAGTGGGTGCAGATCGACGAACCTATCCTGGTGCTGGACCTGCCCCAGGCCTGGCGTGACGCCTTCCGTACCGCTTACGCGCGCCTGGCCGACGCTCCCGTCAAGCTGCTGGTGGCGACGTATTTCGGCGGCTTGAACGACAATCTGGCTACCGCGCTGGCCTTGCCCGTGGCTGGCCTGCACGTGGACCTGATCCGCGCGCCGGGCCAGTTGCAAGACGTGGCGGCGGGGCTGCGGCCCGGCCAGGTGCTGTCAGCCGGCATCATCGACGGCCGCAACATCTGGCGCACCGACCTGGACGCGGCGCTGGCCGCGCTGGCGCCGGCTCGCCAGCTGTTGGGCGAGCGCCTGTGGCTGGCGCCCTCGTGCTCGCTGCTGCACGTGCCGGTCGACCTGGCAAATGAAACCGACCTGGATGCCGAGCTGCGCAGCTGGCTGTCGTTCGCCGCGCAGAAACTCGACGAACTGGGTTTGCTGGGCCGCGCGCTGGCCGATGCCCGGGCGCCCGGCGTGGACGAGGCACTGGCGGCCCAGCGCGCCGCGCTGCGGGCGCGGCGCCAGTCGGCGCGCATCCACAACCCGGCCGTGGGCCGCCGCATGGCCGAATCGAATGCGGTTACGCGCGAGCGGGCGCCGTTTGCCGAGCGCATTGCGCGCCAGCAGCAACTGCTGAAGTTGCCGGCGTTTCCCACCACCACCATCGGCTCGTTCCCGCAAACCGCCGAAATCCGTGCCCTGCGGCGCGACTGGAAATCGGGCGCCCTGAGCGATTCGGCCTACGAGGCGGCAATTCGCAAGGAAATCGAGTCGGTCATCCGGTTCCAGGAAAAAATCGGCCTGGACGTGCTGGTGCATGGCGAGCCCGAGCGCAACGACATGGTGGAGTACTTTGGCGAGCTGCTGGCCGGCTTTGCCTTCACCCGCAATGGCTGGGTGCAGAGCTACGGGTCGCGCTGCGTCAAGCCGCCGATCATTTTTGGCGACGTGGCGCGCCCGGCGCCCATGACCGTGGGCTGGTCGTCGTACGCCCAGTCCCTGACCGACAAGCCCGTCAAGGGCATGCTGACCGGTCCGGTCACCATCCTGCAATGGTCGTTCGTGCGCGACGACCAGCCGCGCGAGCAGACTTGCCGCCAGCTGGCGCTGGCCCTGCGCGACGAGGTGGTCGACCTGGAGCAGGCCGGGGTGCGCGTCATCCAGATCGACGAGCCGGCCATTCGCGAAGGCTTGCCGCTGCGCCGCGCCGACTGGCAGGCTTACCTGGACTGGGCGGTGGATTGCTTCCGCCTGTCCACCGCCGGCGTGGCGGCCGACACGCAGATCCACACCCATATGTGCTATTCGGAATTCAATGACATCATCGAATCCATTGCCGCGATGGATGCCGACGTCATCACGATCGAGACCTCGCGCTCGAACATGGAATTGCTCAAGGCCTTCGAAGACTTCCGCTACCCGAATGACATCGGGCCCGGCGTCTACGATATTCATTCGCCGAACGTGCCCGACGTAGACTGGATGGTGGGCCTGATGCGCAAGGCCGCCGGGCGGCTGCCCAGCGAGCGTTTGTGGGTCAATCCTGACTGCGGCCTGAAAACCCGCGCCTGGCCCGAAACCGAGGCCGCGCTGGTCGGCATGGTCGAGGCGGCGCGCGCCCTGCGGGCTGGCTGA
- a CDS encoding DUF2889 domain-containing protein translates to MPLPPSKVSRQPLHTRSIRVQSYGRDDGLWDLEAELIDVKAYDFPRHNGDIFQAGRPIHHMHLRITIDEAFTIVAAQAVYDAAPYEQQCSAIEASYAGLIGMNLLKGFRRQVKERFGHTAGCTHMTELSQVLPTAAVQTMANRRRQNSNPGVRPFQLDGCHALRTDGPVVLEHYPKWYTGDSAEAADALSDSPSLSHSS, encoded by the coding sequence ATGCCCTTGCCACCGTCGAAAGTCTCCCGCCAGCCCCTGCATACGCGTTCCATACGCGTGCAGTCCTACGGGCGCGACGACGGGTTGTGGGACCTCGAAGCCGAACTCATCGACGTCAAGGCCTACGACTTCCCCAGGCATAACGGCGACATCTTCCAGGCAGGCCGCCCCATCCACCACATGCATTTGCGCATCACCATCGATGAAGCGTTCACCATCGTGGCGGCCCAGGCAGTCTATGACGCGGCACCCTACGAACAGCAATGTTCGGCCATCGAAGCCTCGTACGCGGGGCTGATAGGCATGAACCTGCTCAAGGGGTTTCGGCGCCAGGTCAAAGAGCGCTTTGGCCATACCGCGGGCTGTACCCACATGACCGAACTGTCGCAGGTGTTGCCCACCGCGGCGGTGCAGACCATGGCCAACCGCCGGCGCCAGAACAGCAATCCAGGCGTGCGTCCATTCCAGCTGGACGGCTGTCATGCCTTGCGCACCGACGGCCCGGTGGTGCTTGAGCACTATCCCAAGTGGTACACCGGGGATAGCGCTGAAGCGGCGGACGCGCTTTCCGACTCCCCCTCTCTTTCTCATTCGTCCTGA
- the sucC gene encoding ADP-forming succinate--CoA ligase subunit beta has product MKIHEYQGKELLKQFGVPVPRGIPAFSVDEAVAAAEKLGGPVWVVKAQIHAGGRGKGGGVKLARSLDDVRKLASEILGMQLVTHQTGPEGQKVNRLYIEDGADIQKEYYVSLVTDRATQKVAIIASSEGGMDIEEVAHSTPEKIITEYIDPLTGLQAEQAKKVAESIGLSGGSADQAADVFQKLYTCYMDTDASLVEINPLNCDSKGNIIALDAKFNFDSNALFRHPEIVAYRDLDEEDPAEIEASKFDLAYIQLDGNIGCLVNGAGLAMATMDTIKLFGGEPANFLDVGGGATAEKVTEAFKIMLKNKGVKAILVNIFGGIMRCDVIAEGVITACKAVNLNVPLVVRMKGTNEELGKKMLADSGLPIISADTMAEAATRVVAAVK; this is encoded by the coding sequence ATGAAAATCCACGAGTATCAAGGCAAGGAACTGCTGAAGCAATTTGGCGTCCCCGTGCCGCGCGGGATCCCCGCTTTTTCCGTCGACGAGGCCGTGGCTGCCGCTGAAAAGCTGGGTGGGCCGGTATGGGTCGTGAAGGCGCAGATCCACGCCGGTGGCCGTGGCAAGGGCGGTGGCGTGAAGCTGGCGCGTTCGCTCGACGACGTACGCAAGCTGGCCTCTGAAATCCTGGGCATGCAACTGGTCACGCACCAGACCGGCCCCGAAGGGCAGAAGGTCAACCGCCTGTACATCGAAGACGGCGCCGACATCCAGAAGGAATACTACGTGTCGCTGGTCACCGACCGCGCCACGCAGAAGGTCGCCATCATCGCTTCGAGCGAAGGCGGCATGGACATCGAAGAAGTCGCCCATTCGACGCCCGAGAAAATCATCACCGAATACATCGACCCGCTCACCGGCCTGCAAGCCGAGCAGGCCAAGAAGGTGGCGGAATCCATCGGCCTGTCGGGCGGCTCGGCCGACCAGGCTGCCGACGTGTTCCAGAAGCTGTACACGTGCTACATGGACACCGACGCCTCGCTGGTGGAAATCAACCCCCTGAACTGCGACAGCAAGGGCAATATCATCGCCCTGGACGCCAAGTTCAACTTCGATTCCAACGCGCTGTTCCGCCACCCCGAGATCGTCGCCTACCGCGACCTCGACGAAGAAGATCCCGCTGAAATCGAAGCCAGCAAATTCGACCTGGCCTACATCCAGCTCGACGGCAACATCGGCTGCCTGGTCAACGGCGCCGGCCTGGCCATGGCCACCATGGACACCATCAAGCTGTTCGGCGGCGAGCCGGCCAACTTCCTGGACGTTGGCGGCGGCGCCACGGCCGAGAAAGTGACCGAAGCCTTCAAGATCATGCTCAAGAACAAGGGCGTGAAGGCCATTCTGGTCAACATCTTCGGCGGCATCATGCGCTGCGACGTCATCGCCGAAGGCGTGATCACCGCGTGCAAGGCCGTCAACCTGAACGTGCCGCTGGTCGTCCGCATGAAGGGCACCAACGAAGAACTGGGCAAGAAAATGCTGGCCGACTCGGGGCTGCCCATCATCAGCGCCGACACCATGGCCGAAGCGGCCACCCGCGTCGTAGCCGCCGTCAAATAA
- the sucD gene encoding succinate--CoA ligase subunit alpha — protein MSILINKDTKVITQGITGKTGQFHTRMCREYANGKAAFVAGVHPKKAGEDFEGVPIFGSVQDAKDKTGATVSVIYVPPAGAAAAIWEAVEAELDLVICITEGIPVRDMLEVKNRMKAKNSKTLLLGPNCPGLITPDEIKIGIMPGHIHRKGRIGIVSRSGTLTYEAVAQVTELGLGQSSAVGIGGDPINGLKHVDVLKLFNDDPDTDAVIMIGEIGGPDEVNAAQWAKDNMKKPVVGFIAGVTAPPGKRMGHAGALISGGADTADAKLEVMEACGIRTTRNPSEMGKLLKSVL, from the coding sequence ATGTCGATTCTGATCAACAAGGACACCAAAGTCATCACCCAAGGCATCACGGGCAAGACGGGCCAGTTCCACACCCGCATGTGCCGTGAATATGCCAATGGCAAAGCCGCCTTCGTGGCTGGCGTGCATCCCAAGAAGGCCGGCGAGGACTTCGAAGGCGTGCCCATCTTCGGCAGCGTGCAAGACGCCAAAGACAAAACCGGCGCCACCGTCTCGGTGATCTACGTGCCGCCCGCGGGCGCCGCCGCCGCCATCTGGGAAGCGGTCGAGGCCGAGCTGGACCTGGTCATCTGCATTACCGAAGGCATTCCGGTGCGCGACATGCTCGAAGTCAAGAACCGCATGAAGGCCAAGAACAGCAAGACCCTGCTGCTGGGCCCGAACTGCCCCGGCCTGATCACGCCCGACGAAATCAAGATCGGCATCATGCCCGGCCACATCCATCGCAAGGGCCGCATCGGCATCGTCAGCCGCTCGGGTACCCTGACGTACGAAGCCGTGGCGCAGGTCACCGAACTCGGCCTGGGCCAGTCCAGCGCCGTGGGCATCGGCGGCGATCCCATCAACGGTCTGAAGCACGTCGACGTGCTCAAGCTGTTCAACGACGATCCCGACACCGACGCCGTCATCATGATCGGTGAAATCGGCGGCCCCGACGAAGTCAACGCCGCGCAGTGGGCCAAAGACAACATGAAGAAACCCGTGGTCGGCTTCATCGCCGGCGTCACGGCGCCTCCGGGCAAGCGCATGGGCCACGCCGGCGCGCTGATCTCGGGCGGCGCCGACACGGCCGACGCCAAGCTCGAAGTGATGGAAGCGTGCGGCATCCGCACCACGCGCAATCCGTCCGAAATGGGCAAGCTGCTGAAGTCCGTGCTGTAA
- a CDS encoding TerC family protein: MELTSAAFWIALLQIIWVNILLSGDNAVVIALAARSLPPTQQKKAIVVGSAAAIIMRIILTLVAAKLLLLPWLKLIGALLLVYIGVSLLLPEGEDDGDGKQHGSLLSAIRTIMIADLVMSLDNVVAVAAAAMGDTTLLVVGLAISIPLVIFGSTLLLKVIERFPIIVWVGAALLGFIAGELLVGDPALEEPVARIDTALGLTQHQLALGAGVVGALVVLALGKIFLARQKVLTQS, encoded by the coding sequence ATGGAACTCACTTCAGCCGCATTCTGGATTGCCCTGCTGCAAATCATCTGGGTCAATATCCTGCTATCCGGCGACAACGCCGTGGTCATCGCGCTTGCCGCGCGCTCGCTGCCTCCCACGCAGCAGAAAAAGGCTATCGTGGTCGGCTCGGCCGCCGCGATCATCATGCGTATCATCCTGACCCTGGTCGCGGCGAAGCTGTTGCTGCTGCCCTGGTTGAAGCTGATCGGCGCACTGCTGCTGGTTTACATCGGCGTGTCGCTGCTATTGCCCGAAGGCGAAGACGATGGGGACGGCAAACAGCATGGCAGTCTGCTGTCGGCCATTCGCACCATCATGATCGCCGATCTGGTAATGAGCCTGGACAACGTCGTGGCCGTGGCCGCCGCCGCCATGGGCGACACCACGCTGCTCGTGGTCGGACTGGCGATCAGCATCCCGCTGGTGATTTTTGGCAGCACCCTGCTGCTCAAGGTCATCGAACGCTTTCCCATCATCGTATGGGTGGGGGCGGCGCTGCTGGGTTTTATCGCCGGCGAGCTGCTGGTGGGCGATCCCGCGCTGGAGGAACCTGTCGCGCGTATCGACACGGCGCTGGGCCTGACGCAGCACCAGCTGGCCTTGGGCGCGGGGGTAGTGGGCGCCCTGGTCGTACTGGCGCTGGGGAAAATTTTCCTGGCCCGTCAAAAAGTGCTGACGCAAAGCTGA
- a CDS encoding TerC family protein, protein MLEFFQTLSWAAVFQIILIDILLGGDNAVVIALACRNLAPKQRMQGILWGTAGAIILRVVLIAFALTLLAIPFLKIIGALLLLWIGVKLLLPEDDGHGNIKGGTSIASAVKTIIVADFVMSLDNVIAIAGAAQNAHEGHQIGLVAFGLIVSVPIIIWGSTLVLKLIDRYPLVVTFGAGLLGWIAGGMFITDVVVENQFGPQPSTVKIAAEVIGALLVILVGRWLASRKNASKESTHESA, encoded by the coding sequence GTGCTTGAGTTTTTCCAGACGCTGAGTTGGGCGGCGGTGTTCCAAATCATTCTTATCGACATCCTGCTGGGTGGCGATAACGCCGTGGTCATCGCGCTCGCTTGCCGCAATCTGGCACCCAAGCAACGCATGCAGGGCATCCTGTGGGGTACCGCCGGCGCCATCATCCTGCGCGTCGTTCTCATTGCCTTCGCCCTGACCCTGCTGGCCATTCCGTTCCTCAAGATCATCGGCGCCTTGCTGCTGCTCTGGATCGGCGTCAAGCTGCTTCTTCCCGAAGACGACGGCCATGGCAACATCAAGGGCGGCACGTCCATTGCCTCGGCGGTCAAGACCATCATCGTGGCCGACTTCGTCATGAGCCTGGACAACGTCATCGCCATCGCCGGCGCGGCCCAGAACGCCCACGAAGGTCACCAGATCGGCCTGGTCGCGTTCGGTCTGATCGTGAGCGTGCCCATCATCATCTGGGGCAGCACCCTGGTGCTCAAGCTCATCGACCGCTACCCGCTGGTTGTCACCTTCGGCGCTGGCCTGCTGGGCTGGATCGCCGGCGGCATGTTCATTACCGACGTGGTCGTAGAGAATCAATTCGGCCCCCAGCCGAGTACGGTTAAAATCGCTGCCGAAGTCATCGGCGCACTGTTGGTCATTCTCGTGGGGCGGTGGCTGGCCAGCCGTAAGAATGCCTCCAAGGAATCCACCCATGAGTCTGCGTAA
- the hemC gene encoding hydroxymethylbilane synthase, which produces MSVPQRLVIATRASRLALWQAEHVRDRLRALYPACAVELLTLTTRGDQILDRTLSKVGGKGLFVKELETALLDGRADLAVHSLKDVPVDLQAPFELCAILERADPRDAFVSNQYTTLADLPAGAVVGTSSLRRESQIRQRYPHLSVKPLRGNLDTRLSKLDRGDYAAIVLAAAGLQRLGMGERIRSLLEPEDSLPAAGQGALGIEIRNDRNDLREWLAPLACSRTTACVVAERAVSRALGGSCQVPLAAYAELNGNSLALRALVASPDGTRVIRSQHAGPAEQAQAIGQAAAQELLSNGADAILAELQDPPAS; this is translated from the coding sequence GTGTCCGTTCCGCAACGCCTCGTCATTGCCACCCGCGCGAGCCGGCTTGCCCTCTGGCAGGCCGAGCACGTGCGTGACCGCCTACGCGCGCTGTATCCCGCCTGCGCCGTCGAACTGCTCACGCTCACCACGCGCGGCGACCAAATCCTCGACCGCACGCTGTCCAAGGTGGGCGGCAAGGGGCTGTTCGTCAAAGAACTCGAAACCGCCTTGCTCGACGGCCGGGCCGACCTCGCCGTGCATTCGCTGAAAGACGTCCCGGTCGACCTGCAGGCGCCATTCGAGCTGTGCGCCATTCTCGAGCGCGCCGATCCCCGCGACGCGTTCGTGTCCAATCAGTACACCACGCTGGCCGACCTGCCGGCCGGCGCGGTCGTGGGCACGTCGAGCCTGCGGCGCGAATCCCAGATTCGCCAGCGTTATCCGCACTTGTCGGTCAAGCCGCTGCGGGGCAACCTGGATACCCGCCTGAGCAAACTCGACCGCGGCGACTACGCCGCCATCGTGCTGGCGGCTGCCGGCCTGCAGCGCCTTGGCATGGGTGAGCGCATCCGCAGCCTGCTCGAACCCGAAGACAGCCTGCCGGCGGCCGGGCAGGGGGCATTGGGTATCGAAATCCGCAACGACCGCAACGATCTGCGCGAGTGGCTGGCGCCGCTGGCCTGTTCGCGCACCACCGCCTGCGTGGTGGCCGAACGTGCCGTGTCGCGCGCCCTGGGCGGCTCGTGCCAGGTGCCGCTCGCTGCCTATGCCGAACTCAACGGCAACAGCCTGGCGCTGCGCGCCCTGGTGGCTTCGCCCGACGGCACCCGTGTCATTCGCAGCCAGCATGCCGGCCCGGCTGAACAGGCCCAGGCCATCGGCCAGGCTGCCGCGCAAGAGCTGCTGTCCAACGGCGCCGACGCCATCCTGGCCGAACTGCAAGACCCGCCCGCGTCCTGA
- a CDS encoding uroporphyrinogen-III synthase has product MSRIAILTRPDSRNEALARELRAAGWHVLELPALEIRPLPVQPAALPLPQDHDLVVFVSGNAARLYMTQLRDVAGQAAWPLATAAATVGPASARALRNLPGFGADTTVLCPPPEAPTHDSEALWAVLRARGPLPRRVLLVRGTQGRDWLAERLEAAGAQVFRHAVYQRQPAPWPAAAVRQLHDWAGQGAQPTWLLTSGEGLAAVQAQVRQLGLHDWWRACPCIVTHPALARRLQHDAGGDAPAPMVKVCLPVDEAILAAFVAA; this is encoded by the coding sequence ATGTCGCGCATCGCCATCCTGACCCGCCCAGACAGCCGCAACGAAGCGCTGGCGCGCGAACTGCGCGCCGCGGGCTGGCACGTGCTGGAGCTGCCGGCGCTCGAAATTCGTCCCTTGCCCGTGCAGCCGGCGGCGTTGCCTCTGCCGCAAGACCACGATCTGGTCGTTTTTGTCAGCGGCAACGCGGCGCGCCTGTATATGACCCAACTGCGGGACGTGGCGGGGCAGGCTGCCTGGCCGCTTGCCACGGCGGCGGCTACCGTGGGGCCGGCTAGCGCGCGCGCCTTGCGCAACCTGCCAGGGTTTGGCGCGGATACAACAGTGCTGTGCCCGCCGCCCGAGGCGCCCACCCACGATTCCGAAGCCCTGTGGGCGGTGTTGCGCGCGCGCGGGCCCTTGCCGCGCCGTGTTCTGCTGGTACGGGGCACGCAAGGCCGCGATTGGCTGGCCGAACGGCTCGAGGCCGCCGGAGCACAGGTGTTCCGGCATGCCGTGTACCAGCGCCAACCCGCACCGTGGCCCGCGGCGGCCGTGCGGCAGCTGCACGACTGGGCCGGGCAGGGCGCGCAGCCTACGTGGCTGCTGACCAGCGGCGAGGGCCTGGCGGCCGTGCAGGCGCAGGTTCGGCAACTGGGGCTGCATGACTGGTGGCGCGCCTGCCCCTGCATCGTCACGCATCCCGCGCTGGCCCGGCGCCTGCAGCACGACGCGGGTGGCGACGCGCCCGCCCCGATGGTAAAAGTTTGCTTGCCGGTCGATGAAGCGATCCTTGCCGCTTTTGTTGCGGCTTGA
- a CDS encoding uroporphyrinogen-III C-methyltransferase, which produces MTNQTPATESAASAAAPGTGSPATPPSGASKAKAKAKDSRPSSAVGTLTAALVIVLLLAVGLGWALWLQRKQFLAAGHEVATRLEALEQSAAQSRKDAREALALAQAQAGRVAELQDQAEEAKSRYDDLQQAWQTFSGGASDELLANDIERLLVLANQQLRLAGNVNNAIVALETAQSRLAHADRPRFASLQQSINGDLDRLRAVATIDIPTQSSRIDRLAGLVSKAPMLVPDAAAPDANTDGAPAARQAPVPPETDPRAGLPADAAWWQVWRAEIASWPGRAGSALAHELGDLISIQRVDQPAALMLSAEQAGQARAALRQRLMTAQLAMLMRQPEVWKNELDNVVSALRTYYDMRSPDTQAALRLAQDLAQTDIAVRLPDVSDSLAGVAALRAAGFDANQQD; this is translated from the coding sequence ATGACAAACCAGACCCCCGCTACCGAATCGGCCGCCTCCGCGGCAGCCCCGGGCACAGGTTCGCCCGCCACGCCGCCGTCCGGCGCGTCCAAGGCCAAAGCGAAGGCCAAAGATAGCCGGCCTTCCAGTGCGGTAGGCACCTTGACAGCGGCGCTAGTCATCGTGCTTCTGCTGGCAGTGGGGCTGGGCTGGGCGCTGTGGCTGCAGCGCAAGCAATTTCTGGCGGCCGGCCACGAAGTCGCCACGCGCCTCGAAGCGCTGGAACAGTCGGCCGCGCAAAGCCGCAAAGACGCCCGCGAGGCATTGGCCCTGGCGCAGGCGCAGGCTGGCCGGGTCGCCGAGCTGCAAGACCAGGCCGAGGAAGCCAAGAGCCGTTACGACGACCTGCAGCAGGCCTGGCAAACCTTCAGCGGCGGCGCCAGCGACGAACTGCTCGCCAACGACATCGAACGCCTGCTTGTGCTGGCCAATCAGCAATTGCGGCTGGCGGGCAACGTGAACAACGCCATCGTCGCCCTTGAAACCGCCCAGTCGCGGCTGGCGCACGCCGACCGCCCGCGCTTTGCCAGCCTGCAGCAAAGCATCAATGGCGACCTCGACCGCCTGCGCGCCGTGGCCACCATCGACATTCCCACTCAATCCAGCCGCATCGACCGCCTGGCCGGCCTGGTGTCCAAAGCTCCCATGCTGGTGCCCGATGCCGCGGCGCCCGACGCCAATACCGACGGCGCCCCGGCCGCGCGCCAGGCGCCCGTGCCTCCCGAAACCGACCCTCGGGCCGGGCTGCCCGCCGACGCCGCCTGGTGGCAGGTGTGGCGCGCCGAGATCGCCTCGTGGCCGGGCCGGGCCGGCAGCGCGCTGGCTCACGAACTGGGCGATCTCATCAGCATTCAGCGCGTCGACCAGCCGGCCGCGCTGATGCTGTCGGCCGAGCAGGCCGGGCAGGCTCGCGCTGCCCTGCGCCAGCGCCTGATGACGGCGCAACTGGCCATGCTGATGCGCCAGCCCGAAGTCTGGAAGAACGAACTCGATAACGTCGTCAGCGCCTTGCGCACCTATTACGACATGCGCTCGCCCGATACGCAAGCCGCGCTGCGCCTGGCCCAAGACCTGGCGCAAACCGACATCGCGGTGCGCCTGCCCGACGTCAGCGACAGCCTGGCCGGCGTGGCCGCGCTGCGCGCCGCCGGTTTCGACGCGAACCAACAGGACTGA